A single genomic interval of Streptococcus suis harbors:
- a CDS encoding amino acid ABC transporter ATP-binding protein encodes MAQLKINVHDLHKSYGKNEVLKGITAKFYEGDVVCIIGPSGSGKSTFLRTMNLLETITSGQVTVDGYDLTDPKTDVDAFRANVGMVFQHFNLFPHMSVLDNITFAPIEHKLMDKSEAEKVGMELLEKVGLADKRDAMPDSLSGGQKQRVAIARALAMNPDIMLFDEPTSALDPEMVGDVLNVMKDLAEQGMTMLIVTHEMGFARKVANRVIFTDGGQFLEDGTPEQIFDNPQHPRLQDFLDKVLNV; translated from the coding sequence ATGGCTCAATTAAAAATCAACGTCCATGACTTACACAAGTCTTACGGTAAAAACGAGGTCCTCAAAGGTATTACTGCTAAGTTCTATGAAGGCGATGTTGTTTGTATCATCGGTCCTTCTGGTTCAGGTAAATCGACCTTCCTTCGTACAATGAACTTACTTGAAACCATTACAAGTGGTCAAGTAACAGTCGATGGATATGATTTGACAGACCCTAAGACAGACGTCGATGCCTTCCGTGCCAATGTCGGCATGGTATTCCAACACTTCAATCTCTTCCCACATATGTCTGTACTTGACAATATCACATTTGCGCCAATCGAACACAAATTGATGGACAAGTCTGAAGCTGAAAAAGTCGGCATGGAATTATTGGAAAAAGTTGGATTGGCAGACAAACGCGACGCTATGCCAGACAGCCTTTCAGGTGGTCAAAAGCAACGTGTTGCTATCGCTCGTGCGCTGGCAATGAATCCAGACATCATGCTCTTTGACGAACCAACTTCTGCCCTTGACCCTGAAATGGTTGGCGATGTACTCAACGTTATGAAAGACTTGGCAGAACAAGGTATGACCATGTTGATCGTCACACACGAGATGGGCTTCGCCCGCAAGGTTGCTAACCGTGTTATCTTTACAGATGGTGGTCAATTCCTTGAAGATGGCACTCCTGAGCAAATCTTTGATAACCCACAACACCCACGTTTACAAGACTTCCTAGATAAGGTATTGAACGTGTAG
- a CDS encoding adenylate kinase, protein MKKVMIIGCPGAGKSTFSLKLKEITGLPLYHLDQLNWLPDKTTVAREVFQARQEEVLRQEEWIIDGNYRGTYKLRMAACDTILFLDYPEAVCVEGLYSRVGKPRVDIPWVSMTVDEELLEFVKNFRTQVRPNIFNLLSIYKDKNIFIFTYRKEANDYLKQLKKP, encoded by the coding sequence ATGAAGAAAGTAATGATTATTGGTTGCCCTGGTGCTGGAAAATCGACCTTTTCACTGAAATTGAAAGAAATTACAGGATTGCCCCTCTATCATTTGGATCAGTTAAACTGGTTACCGGACAAGACAACAGTTGCTAGAGAAGTTTTTCAAGCTCGTCAAGAGGAAGTATTAAGGCAAGAAGAGTGGATTATTGATGGTAATTATAGGGGGACTTATAAACTTCGAATGGCGGCTTGTGATACGATACTATTTTTAGATTACCCAGAAGCAGTGTGCGTGGAAGGTCTATACAGTCGTGTTGGCAAACCGAGAGTGGATATACCGTGGGTTTCGATGACTGTCGATGAAGAATTATTAGAGTTTGTAAAGAATTTTCGAACGCAGGTCCGCCCCAATATTTTCAATCTGCTATCCATATATAAGGACAAGAATATTTTTATATTTACCTACAGAAAAGAGGCAAATGATTATTTGAAGCAACTCAAAAAGCCTTGA
- a CDS encoding GNAT family N-acetyltransferase yields the protein MAITGIKQADILEIDKQVRLRRYDGQHDFAFEWHQDLELVWLVDGDKERYSLDLLNRMYDYLSKNGECYFIEIFEDDQFIPIGDVTLFADDFAIAIGDKRYWKKGIGTKVLQRMIERAREVGLEEILVEEIYDWNTGSRKLFEKCGFEAVEKTEKGWSYRLTV from the coding sequence ATGGCAATCACTGGAATTAAGCAAGCAGATATTTTAGAAATAGACAAACAAGTCCGTTTACGTCGGTATGATGGTCAGCATGATTTTGCTTTTGAATGGCACCAAGATTTGGAATTGGTCTGGCTTGTTGATGGCGATAAAGAACGTTATAGTCTTGACTTGCTCAATCGTATGTATGATTATTTGTCTAAAAATGGCGAATGTTACTTTATTGAAATTTTTGAAGACGATCAGTTTATCCCAATTGGTGATGTGACGCTGTTTGCAGATGATTTTGCCATTGCCATTGGAGATAAGCGGTATTGGAAAAAGGGAATCGGGACTAAGGTATTACAGCGAATGATCGAGCGTGCAAGGGAAGTGGGTCTTGAGGAAATACTTGTCGAAGAAATTTATGACTGGAATACGGGCTCCCGTAAACTATTTGAGAAATGTGGCTTTGAAGCTGTTGAAAAGACTGAGAAAGGTTGGTCCTATAGGTTAACAGTATGA
- a CDS encoding ATP-binding cassette domain-containing protein, producing the protein MLLATQHLTLDHQKDLRNLVHDLNLIVNPSDKIAIIGEEGNGKSSLLLTLMDSTLVADYLLISGSIHRYFHSPVYIPQGLPLEMAELTLNDYFFGDMDSDIDYRLLYLYAEQLQFNSERFASQQLIGSLSGGEKLKIQLIKSLATPSDIIFLDEPSNDLDLDTLLWLENYIITSPKTILFVSHDEDFLSRTATKIIHLESVKKKTLAQTKVEELDYQDYALGRHQAYQKQVQQARNDKKEFDKAMNKHLRQKSQVRHTLLNTHDATLGRLIAKKMKNVLSREKRYERMKENLTQVPFHEDAISLFFSDISPLPARKQVLHLENFQLKVDERLLVQNIHFNLNGQEKIGIIGQNGIGKSSFLKIIYQKLRQRADINLGYMPQHYTEVLDEPNTPLDFLLENGNREQEQLILTHLASLQFTRQEVHHKISELSGGQKAKLLLLKMVLEQANFLLLDEPSRNFSPTSQPYIRQLFSDYPGGLVCVSHDRRFLKEVCQRIYRLTENGLEELEQI; encoded by the coding sequence ATGCTACTAGCCACTCAACACCTAACCCTCGACCATCAAAAAGATTTGAGAAATCTGGTTCATGACCTAAACCTCATTGTCAACCCTAGCGATAAAATAGCTATCATCGGCGAAGAAGGAAATGGAAAATCCAGTCTATTACTCACCTTGATGGATTCAACTCTTGTCGCCGACTACCTACTCATATCAGGCAGCATTCACCGATATTTTCACTCGCCAGTCTACATTCCCCAAGGTCTTCCATTGGAAATGGCAGAGCTAACCTTGAACGACTACTTCTTCGGAGATATGGACAGTGACATTGATTACCGCCTACTCTACCTCTATGCTGAGCAGCTCCAGTTTAACAGCGAACGATTTGCCAGTCAACAATTGATTGGAAGCCTGTCAGGTGGCGAAAAATTAAAAATTCAGTTAATCAAATCTCTAGCAACTCCATCTGATATTATTTTTCTGGATGAGCCGTCCAATGACTTGGATTTAGATACCTTACTTTGGCTTGAAAACTACATCATTACTAGTCCTAAAACCATTCTATTTGTTTCCCACGATGAAGACTTTCTTAGCAGAACAGCTACAAAAATCATTCACCTAGAATCTGTTAAAAAGAAAACACTTGCACAGACTAAGGTTGAAGAACTAGATTACCAGGATTACGCATTGGGACGCCATCAAGCTTATCAGAAGCAGGTCCAGCAAGCTCGGAACGACAAAAAAGAATTTGACAAAGCCATGAACAAGCACCTACGTCAAAAATCACAGGTTCGTCATACCTTGCTCAACACCCATGATGCCACACTAGGACGGCTCATAGCCAAGAAAATGAAGAATGTCTTATCACGTGAAAAACGCTATGAAAGAATGAAGGAAAATCTTACACAAGTTCCTTTTCATGAAGATGCCATTTCCCTCTTCTTCTCAGACATTTCACCACTACCAGCTAGAAAACAAGTGCTTCACTTAGAAAACTTCCAATTAAAGGTTGACGAACGACTACTCGTTCAAAACATCCACTTCAACTTAAATGGACAAGAGAAAATTGGCATCATTGGACAAAATGGAATTGGTAAATCCAGCTTTCTAAAGATCATCTATCAGAAACTCAGGCAACGAGCAGATATAAACTTGGGCTACATGCCCCAGCACTATACAGAAGTCCTTGATGAGCCTAACACTCCACTTGATTTTTTATTAGAAAATGGCAATCGTGAGCAGGAACAACTTATCTTGACCCATCTAGCCAGTCTGCAGTTTACGCGACAAGAAGTTCATCACAAGATCAGTGAACTTTCGGGGGGACAAAAAGCCAAGTTACTCTTGTTAAAAATGGTTCTTGAACAAGCCAATTTTCTCTTATTAGATGAACCCAGTCGAAACTTCTCTCCCACTTCTCAGCCATATATTCGTCAATTATTTTCCGATTATCCAGGTGGTTTGGTATGCGTATCACACGACAGACGCTTTTTGAAAGAAGTTTGTCAAAGAATCTATCGACTAACTGAAAATGGACTGGAAGAACTAGAACAGATATAA
- a CDS encoding O-acetylhomoserine aminocarboxypropyltransferase/cysteine synthase family protein, with protein sequence MTREFSFETLQLHAGQEVDSASKSRAVPIYQTTSYVFEDAQEAEDLFALRKPGNIYTRITNPTVSTFENRVAALEGGIGALATSSGMAAITYTILALAHAGDHIVAATTLYGGTFNLFKETLPRYGITTSFVDIDDFEAVEAAIKDNTKLVFIETLGNPVINIPNLEKLAEIAHNHHIPLVSDNTFATPYLINVFSHGVDIAVHSATKFIGGHGTTIGGVIVDSGKFDWAASGKFPQFVEEDPSYHNISYTRDIGAAAFIVAVRVQLLRDTGAALSPFNAFLLLQGLETLSLRVERHVSNAEKIVDFLLSHPQVESVNYPSLPDSPYKALADKYLPKGVGSIFSFQVKGGAEEARKVIDSLEIFSNLANVADAKSLVVHPATTTHAQLAPEDLLAAGVTPNQIRLSVGLENINDLLEDLQLALDKL encoded by the coding sequence ATGACTAGAGAATTTTCATTTGAAACCCTTCAACTCCATGCTGGACAAGAAGTTGATTCTGCTTCAAAATCACGCGCAGTACCGATTTATCAAACCACTTCCTATGTATTTGAAGATGCTCAAGAAGCAGAAGATTTATTCGCTTTACGTAAACCGGGGAATATCTATACTCGTATCACGAATCCGACTGTCTCTACTTTTGAAAATCGTGTAGCAGCCTTAGAAGGTGGGATTGGTGCCTTGGCCACTTCTTCAGGAATGGCAGCCATCACATACACTATTCTAGCATTAGCGCATGCTGGTGATCACATTGTGGCGGCAACGACACTCTATGGTGGGACTTTTAACCTATTCAAAGAAACCCTTCCTCGCTATGGTATTACAACAAGCTTTGTAGATATTGATGATTTTGAAGCGGTAGAAGCTGCGATTAAAGATAATACAAAACTGGTATTTATTGAAACCTTGGGAAATCCTGTTATCAATATTCCTAATCTTGAAAAATTAGCAGAAATTGCACACAACCACCACATCCCGCTTGTTTCAGATAATACCTTCGCAACTCCATATTTGATTAATGTATTTTCTCATGGTGTTGATATTGCCGTCCATTCAGCAACCAAGTTTATCGGTGGGCATGGTACGACCATTGGCGGTGTGATTGTCGATAGCGGCAAGTTTGATTGGGCGGCATCTGGTAAGTTTCCGCAATTTGTTGAAGAAGATCCAAGCTATCATAACATTAGTTATACTCGTGATATTGGTGCAGCTGCATTTATTGTAGCAGTTCGTGTACAATTACTTCGCGATACAGGTGCCGCCCTTTCTCCATTCAACGCCTTCTTGCTTTTGCAAGGGTTAGAAACCTTGTCTCTCCGTGTAGAGCGTCATGTATCTAATGCTGAAAAAATTGTTGACTTTTTACTTAGTCATCCTCAGGTAGAGTCGGTCAATTATCCATCACTTCCAGATAGTCCTTATAAGGCTTTGGCGGATAAGTACCTGCCTAAAGGTGTTGGATCTATTTTCTCTTTCCAAGTAAAAGGCGGAGCGGAAGAGGCGCGTAAGGTTATTGATAGTTTGGAAATCTTTTCTAATCTAGCAAACGTTGCCGATGCTAAATCACTAGTAGTTCATCCAGCTACAACTACGCACGCTCAGTTAGCTCCGGAAGATTTACTTGCTGCTGGTGTCACACCAAATCAAATCCGCCTATCTGTTGGTCTTGAAAATATCAATGATTTGCTAGAAGATTTGCAACTTGCTCTTGATAAATTATAG